A stretch of the Microcebus murinus isolate Inina chromosome 6, M.murinus_Inina_mat1.0, whole genome shotgun sequence genome encodes the following:
- the CLN6 gene encoding ceroid-lipofuscinosis neuronal protein 6, translating into MEAAARRRQHPGAAGGPGAQAGASFLQARHGSGNTEEAARAPPFHLDLWFYFTLQNWVLDFGRPIAMLVFPLEWFPLNKPSVGDYFHMAYNVITPFLLLKLVERSPRTLPRSITYVSIITFIMGASIHLVGDSVNHRLLFSGYQHHLSVRENPIIKNLKPETLIDSFELLYYYDEYLGHCMWYIPFFLILFMYFSGCFTACKGESVMPGPALLLVAPSGLYYWYLVTEGQIFILFIFTFFAMLALVLHQKRKRLFLDSNGLFLFSSFALTLLLVALWVAWLWNDPVLRKKYPGVIYVPEPWAFYTLHVSSHH; encoded by the exons ATGGAGGCGGCGGCGCGGAGGCGGCAGCACCCGGGAGCGGCGGGCGGCCCGGGCGCTCAGGCGGGCGCCTCCTTCCTGCAGGCCAG GCACGGCTCCGGCAACACCGAGGAGGCCGCCCGCGCGCCGCCCTTCCACCTGGACCTCTGGTTCTACTTCACGCTGCAGAACTGGGTTCTGGACTTTGGCCGCCCCATTGCCATG CTGGTGTTCCCTCTCGAATGGTTTCCGCTCAACAAGCCCAGCGTGGGGGACTACTTCCACATGGCCTACAACGTCATCACGCCCTTTCTCCTGCTCAAG CTCGTGGAGCGGTCCCCCCGCACCCTGCCGCGCTCCATCACCTACGTCAGCATCATCACCTTCATCATGGGCGCCAGCATCCACCTGGTGGGTGACTCCGTCAACCACCGCCTGCTCTTCAGCGGCTACCAGCACCACCTGTCTGTGCGCGAGAACCCCATCATCAAGAATCTCAAGCCCGAGACACTG ATCGACTCCTTTGAGCTGCTTTACTACTACGACGAGTACCTGGGCCACTGCATGTG GTACATCCccttcttcctcatcctcttcATGTACTTCAGCGGCTGTTTCACTGCCTGCAAAGGGGAGAGCGTGATGCCGGGGCCGGCCCTGCTGCTGGTGGCGCCCAGTGGCCTGTACTACTG GTACCTGGTCACCGAGGGCCAGATCTTCATCCTGTTCATCTTCACCTTCTTCGCCATGCTGGCCCTCGTCCTGCACCAGAAGCGCAAGCGCCTCTTCCTCGACAGCAAcggcctcttcctcttctcctccttcgCCCTCACCCTCCTGCTGGTGGCACTCTGGGTGGCCTGGCTGTGGAACGACCCCGTGCTCAGAAAGAAGTACCCAGGTGTCATCTATGTCCCTGAGCCCTGGGCTTTCTACACCCTCCATGTCAGCAGTCATCACTGA